The nucleotide window ACCGATGATGACCGTGTGGCCGGCGTTGTGGCCGCCCTGGTAGCGGACCACCACGTCGAACGAATCGGTGAAGATATCGACGAATTTCCCCTTGCCCTCGTCCCCCCACTGGGAGCCCAGGATCACCATGTTGCTCATCGGTGGTTCCTCGTTGCGTTCGATTCGCGTTTTGGTCCGGGCGGCCATTCCGGCGATTCGCCGCTGTGGCCGTACTCCGCCCGGGTCAGGGCACACCGGTCACAGACCGGGTCGCCGGGTGCCCGTCCAGCCATCCCATTCGGGAACGACGCGGTCGATTACAGGTGCTTGTCCAGCAGGCGGCCGATGTTGTCCTTGGATGACGCGCCCACCATCTGGTCGGCGACTTTGCCGTCCTTGAAGATCAGCAGCGTGGGGATGCTGCGGATGCTGTACCGGTCGGCGGTCTGCATGTTCTCGTCGACGTTGACCTTGCCCACCTTGACCCGGCCGGCGTAGTCGGTCGCGATCTGTTCGATGATCGGGGCCACCATCCGGCACGGCCCGCACCATGGCGCCCAGAAATCCACCAGCACCGGAATTTTGGCTTCCAGCACGTCCTGCTGGAAGTTTTTGTCGGTAAACTCGAGGGTGTTGCCCGCCATTTGCGCCTCCATACGTGTCGCTGTTTTGATGATTGCCCGCACGGCCGGTTTCGGCACGAGGCGCAATTGTATCGGAAAGGTCCGCGGAATGCAACCCGTGATCGCGGGGAGGCCCGCCGGCTGCGGGCGGACACGGCCGGTCTTTATTCCCGGCCCGTTTTCTGGTAAAGGATAGGCATGCCCGAACGGATTACACCCCGGAAAAACCTGGGCCAGCATTTTCTCACCGATCGCAACATCCTGGCGGCCGTCGCCGATCTGGCCGGGCCGCCGGCCGACGCCGACGTGGTGGAGATCGGCCCGGGCCCGGGCGGGCTGACTCGCACGCTGCTGGCCCGGGGCCTGCGGGTGCTGGCCGTGGAGATCGATCCGGCATGCTGCCGCCGCCTCCGGGCGGAGCTGGGCGGTGAGGCACGTTTCCGCCT belongs to Acidobacteriota bacterium and includes:
- the trxA gene encoding thioredoxin, which gives rise to MAGNTLEFTDKNFQQDVLEAKIPVLVDFWAPWCGPCRMVAPIIEQIATDYAGRVKVGKVNVDENMQTADRYSIRSIPTLLIFKDGKVADQMVGASSKDNIGRLLDKHL